CATGGTAAGTATATTGGTCAGGTTTTTTACATTGAAGTTGCCATTAATGTGCATGTGTAGCTTATTCTGCTTAAGTTCTGATACTTCACACTTTATACTATTCATGTTCATCTTTGCATAAGTACCATTTTTGTAACTGCTTTTAATCTTATTCTAcctgacttaatttttttttgctgcatttattttcataatatttctgTCCTATATTTTGAGATTTGCTAAACTATAAAACACTTTAATTCTAAAATTCTGCTCCTTAGCTATTCATAGCAGACTCTTAAAGTAACATGTTAAATAAAGAGGATATAGGGTGTAAGTGATTTTAACATGTTACTTTAAGAGTCTGCTTATAAATAGCTGAAGAGCAGAATCTTTGAATGGCTGTGAGAATAATGTGATTGACGTGAAATTACAATTATATTGCTGCAAGACTTTTTACCTCAAACAAGGAGCTCTTACCTGGAAATTGATACCATACTAATAGGAGTTGTGGAGTGCatgactaataatataaaaagtaccaAAAATTAACTGGGTGTGATAGCAAGCAACTGAGaaggaataaatatttttaatgatgttCAAATCTCTTTCCCAAGATAAGAGTGTAGCTAAAGTTACTCTGAATgccatataaatgtgtttattattttttcacagtTATTAAGGATTTACTGAAAGAACTGAATACACATTGTAGGATATTTTTGCTTTTgtacaaattaaaaacataacTATTGATGTCTAACTTGCAGTATTGAGTGTAGGAAGAatgttatgtattttaaatttacatgATTTCATTAGAGTTTTGCACATTTTTTTGtgcattatttccttttctttagtgTGCAAccatattgttattgatttttccaAGGTTCATTGTTTGTCTAGAAGCCTTTTGGCTATATGCATCTGAAGTGTATTCCTGAATTAGTTGGTCCTTTATATGTTTGATATAAGTCACTAacaattttttatcttcttattaagGAAACTGATATCATTTTTTCACCATTCAGCTATCAAGCACAACAGTCCATGAGGCAGATGATGGAGATGAGTTTATACTCTTGGGAATGCACCAAATACCAGTGACCAGCCACTGTGTCCATATCATGAATGTCATTTGCCCTTTATTGGTTTCTCCACGTCCTGCTATCCAGACTGCCAGTCTCCGTCTGCTCTTATCATGTCTAAAACTCTTGGAATGTTGCTTGGAACCAGAATCACTTTGGCAAAGTGATAGTGATGAGCATGATATCTTGGAGGCAGTTGGTGGAGTCAGAAgggtatatacacattcatatttcTAAAGTATTTTTGTATATCTGGAGAGAAAAGTATCTCATAAATGAtaatctgtcatatatatatatatatatatttatgtacttttgtGTTAAGGAACCTGCTCTTGTATTTCAGGTTATAAAAAGTATTGCTCATCTTCTGATGGCTACCTTTGAATGGAGAAAAAATGCCAGATCATCAGCAGATTTGGAGAAATATGTGACTGATACAAACTGTCTAGCTTTGTTGTTAAGtaatattttcaagaattttgtaCCACTGGAAGCTTCTTGCCAGGTCAGAGTATAAACATAATTTGTTGCGCTTAatgtaaaaaactttttaaactaaACTGCTTAATTCCAGTTATTTGTATAATCTTTTTGATACTGCTTCATTGGATTATAAAACTTGTAATTTAGATGATGTTGCATCAAACTATATAGATTACTCTCACACTGTAGAATTATTAATTCTGCTTCACAACTTTTTCTATATAAGTTTAAGAATACTCTTTTTTGTTGGCTTTAAACTTGACAGCAGTCTTAGAAACacttcattttatgaaatatgaagtaCATGTGTTTGACAAAAAGAATTTAAACCAACTTTATGTTTCCAGGTTATAGATCATGATGTAGCTAAAAGCTTGGTGGCAGTTTTATGTGATGGTGGTTTCTATATAGAGTACAGCAAGCATCATGCACATCTCCTTGCCCACCTCAGTAAAGCAGAGCCCAGACTAGCCAAGCAAGTCAAGAGCATCACCTTTGCTGCCCAAGGTCTCTGTGCCACATCTGATTTCCTGAGGACTTCCACCTCACAGCTTGCACAGTTTCTTGAGCTAGCTGAAAGATCTCTCCCAGTGGCGAGCATTCACCAAAGCACTGTGTTTGTGGAGAAGCTAGTAAGAGGATTGGCAAAGCAGGTTGCTCTTGGAAATGTGGATGCAGAGCAGCTGGAGAGGATGAGACAGTTGCTTCTGCAAGTTTTAAGCTATCCTGATGATGATTTACGATCAACAGGGTGAGATGATGTCAACTGTTGATATATTTCAaactgtgaatatatttataatcatcctGAGCATTTCTTTGCTTTATGAATAAGTGCGtattcttttataaatattactGTAATACATATCAGAATTACATTTATTCTAAAAACAATTATGGTTTTATACAGGTTCAAGTGTGTTTTTAAAGCTAGTTGAAGGAAGCATTGGAATATCACAAGTAGCAGATACATCTCTTAGTAGATCTGCCAGAGTATCCATTCTCCTTGCATCATCTGTCATCAGATTTCTTCTTTTTAGTGGACtggttgatgaaaatgatgaggtaGGAGTAtactttttatgttattatttactaaCTTTGccatttgtttttgctttatatatgtaattcatatgCTGGAACTATTGTTTTTTGTAACATAATGGTTAGATTCACTGCATGGAAAGTTTTGTCATATTTGACATTCCACTGTAAAGATGATGGTAAAGTACTTAATTGGAATATACCAATCAACAGGTGGTTCAAGTAACAAAAGCCATGTTGCTTGCCCTGTTTCGTGGCAAACTGTTGATGAGTCAGACTGTGTGGGCTAATGCTGTGGAATGCTGGTGTGAATGTCTCCTCGATCTGCAGTATTTAGCAGATTCAGACACCAACCTTGGTCGAGCAGTTGCTAATCTTCCAGCTGACATTTACGGAAGTAATAgaatagaggaaaattttaaggTATGGGAAGGATTTGCTATTTAGTACTTACAGTTTGTAGTTAAGGGCAGATTATGTGGTATATAGAGCCTTTGAACAaaagaaacaaggggaaaaaaaatatggtactGCATAGTAGAGATTTAAATCAGTTATAAATGAAGATAAGCAGAATGTTATCATGTATTATGTTTCAGAAGCAAAGAAGGATTTGCTTAAAATATAATTTCTGTTGATAACTAGCCATTCTATGGTCATGTTAGTATTACACCAGCTggctatttttgtttaaattttaaagtcacacctcttacttttcattttttcaggCTCTGATGAACTGTCAAATTATTCTGCAACATTGCCATATTATAATAGAAAGATCCAGAGCATATTATagattttgaatttgttttctCAAGATTCAAGAATGAAGTTAATGTCTTCTGGAATCACATTTGCTTTACCatgtgctctttttttcttttctaatattcatatattctcttcCAGATTTTAAAGTTCCACCTCCAGTGCTTATACTCAA
This genomic window from Penaeus monodon isolate SGIC_2016 unplaced genomic scaffold, NSTDA_Pmon_1 PmonScaffold_14716, whole genome shotgun sequence contains:
- the LOC119569382 gene encoding uncharacterized protein LOC119569382, with the translated sequence MLNKEDIGLLSLSSTTVHEADDGDEFILLGMHQIPVTSHCVHIMNVICPLLVSPRPAIQTASLRLLLSCLKLLECCLEPESLWQSDSDEHDILEAVGGVRRVIKSIAHLLMATFEWRKNARSSADLEKYVTDTNCLALLLSNIFKNFVPLEASCQVIDHDVAKSLVAVLCDGGFYIEYSKHHAHLLAHLSKAEPRLAKQVKSITFAAQGLCATSDFLRTSTSQLAQFLELAERSLPVASIHQSTVFVEKLVRGLAKQVALGNVDAEQLERMRQLLLQVLSYPDDDLRSTGVFLKLVEGSIGISQVADTSLSRSARVSILLASSVIRFLLFSGLVDENDEVVQVTKAMLLALFRGKLLMSQTVWANAVECWCECLLDLQYLADSDTNLGRAVANLPADIYGSNRIEENFKILKFHLQCLYSKDREIRVQALSHVVHRLAAETTVFVPDPRAFHLMTHHDLFINSQPIHLLLKGRISTETGRLAKVVELVMSAGESEVRRAAWSQLAFFLEDPALHQPFLQLCSIQYIVMNFVGMLKVSSV